The following proteins are co-located in the Bremerella cremea genome:
- the rpiB gene encoding ribose 5-phosphate isomerase B: MKIAIGSDHRGFEVKTKIIEHIKKLGHEPLDCGTHDCCAIDYPDIASAVSEKIVQGEVDRGILICGSGIGMAITANKFPGVRAATCHDDLTAEMSRRHNNVNVMCLSADLLGERLIDRMVDLWINTAFEKGRHQRRVDKICEVERRFSKDNS, encoded by the coding sequence ATGAAAATCGCGATAGGAAGTGATCATCGTGGATTTGAAGTAAAAACGAAGATCATTGAACACATCAAAAAACTTGGACACGAGCCGCTCGATTGTGGTACCCACGATTGCTGTGCGATCGACTACCCTGACATTGCCTCAGCGGTAAGCGAGAAAATCGTCCAAGGCGAGGTCGACCGGGGGATTCTGATCTGCGGTTCGGGCATCGGTATGGCGATTACGGCCAACAAGTTCCCCGGCGTGCGGGCGGCAACTTGTCACGATGACCTCACGGCCGAAATGAGCCGTCGCCATAACAACGTGAATGTCATGTGCCTGTCAGCCGATTTGCTCGGCGAGCGATTAATCGACCGAATGGTCGATTTATGGATCAATACTGCCTTCGAGAAAGGTCGCCACCAGCGGCGTGTCGACAAAATCTGCGAAGTTGAGCGGCGATTCTCAAAAGACAATTCTTAA
- a CDS encoding L-threonylcarbamoyladenylate synthase — MPAKVIEVKAADDRRDVVHRAVQALAEGEIVAFPTETVYGLAVSALNSDAVHALRHAKDRPETSPFSLCVPGADTLWDYVPNASPLMCRLARRCWPGPVTLVMPCDEGSVVSRFCPQVQQAVSPSGLVGLRVPAHDLISEVMQFLPGPLALTSANRSGEPDAIHGKEVVERLGNRVGLILDDGKCRYGQPSSVVKVAANHFQILRQGVVSESVLNHLSSYFVLFVCTGNTCRSPMAEVIMQKHLADKLDTTIHQLDQKGVLVASAGIAAFPGGRAAPEAISILSARELDLTGHASQPLSDRLVEQADLILTMTSGHRDAILARWPEARDRVQTLSCDGRDIADPIGGSEDVYRQCLEQIESEIKLRVKDLDLDNLLPS, encoded by the coding sequence GTGCCCGCCAAAGTCATTGAAGTCAAAGCAGCCGACGACCGTCGCGATGTGGTCCATCGTGCGGTGCAAGCATTAGCGGAAGGAGAAATCGTCGCCTTTCCGACCGAAACCGTCTATGGGCTTGCGGTTTCTGCGCTGAATTCCGATGCCGTCCATGCGCTAAGGCACGCTAAAGATCGCCCAGAAACCAGTCCATTTAGCCTTTGCGTGCCTGGGGCGGATACCTTATGGGATTATGTCCCCAATGCCTCGCCACTGATGTGTCGCTTAGCTCGCCGCTGCTGGCCTGGGCCGGTTACCTTGGTGATGCCCTGCGACGAGGGCTCGGTCGTTTCCCGCTTTTGCCCCCAGGTTCAACAGGCAGTTTCCCCCAGCGGCTTGGTAGGTTTACGGGTTCCGGCTCACGACTTGATCTCGGAAGTGATGCAATTCCTGCCTGGCCCCCTCGCATTGACCAGTGCCAATCGCTCAGGCGAACCTGACGCGATTCACGGAAAAGAGGTCGTGGAGAGATTAGGGAATCGAGTAGGATTGATCCTAGATGATGGAAAGTGCCGCTACGGACAACCTTCCAGCGTTGTTAAAGTCGCAGCCAATCACTTTCAGATTTTACGTCAAGGTGTTGTTTCGGAGAGTGTTTTGAATCACCTGAGTAGTTATTTCGTCCTGTTTGTTTGCACCGGAAACACATGTCGCAGCCCGATGGCTGAGGTCATTATGCAAAAGCATTTGGCGGACAAACTGGACACGACCATCCACCAACTTGACCAAAAAGGCGTCCTGGTCGCATCGGCAGGAATCGCGGCGTTCCCCGGCGGAAGAGCTGCTCCAGAAGCGATCAGCATCCTAAGTGCCCGCGAACTTGATTTGACCGGCCACGCCAGCCAACCCCTGAGCGATCGCTTGGTCGAACAAGCCGACTTAATCCTGACAATGACCTCAGGTCACCGCGACGCCATCTTGGCACGTTGGCCAGAAGCTCGTGATCGCGTACAAACCTTGAGCTGCGATGGGCGCGATATTGCCGACCCGATCGGTGGCTCGGAAGATGTTTACCGCCAATGCTTGGAACAAATCGAATCGGAAATCAAACTCCGGGTGAAGGACCTGGATCTCGACAACCTCCTCCCTTCCTAA
- a CDS encoding lipoyl(octanoyl) transferase LipB, giving the protein MEIFDFEPFENVRQTPPQIDFHYMGIVDFDLCVALQKRLVYESGGRDDGHIACLLCEHPPLISIGRAGSRRHIRLTTQEMRRRKLEMRWIGRGGACVAHTPGQLAVYPIVPLKAFGWSVGQYLQRLQDGLLDTVRPYEVPIYKRPGRFGLWGRSGMLAAIGVAVQNWITSHGAFLNVACSPLTQVGVEANPAELACPGDPPTMSSLLEETEACPTIREVARNVANNLAQRFGADQANWHSSHPLFPEIVKQARDRTRQAAS; this is encoded by the coding sequence GTGGAAATATTCGACTTTGAGCCCTTCGAAAACGTTCGGCAAACGCCACCGCAAATCGACTTCCATTATATGGGAATCGTCGATTTCGACCTTTGCGTAGCCTTGCAGAAACGCCTCGTTTACGAGTCCGGAGGGCGTGACGATGGGCACATCGCATGTTTGCTGTGCGAGCATCCTCCGCTCATTAGTATAGGCCGTGCCGGCTCGCGGCGACATATCCGCTTGACTACGCAAGAGATGCGTCGACGGAAACTCGAAATGAGGTGGATTGGCCGAGGTGGTGCGTGTGTCGCTCATACGCCGGGTCAGTTGGCCGTGTATCCGATTGTGCCGCTAAAAGCGTTCGGTTGGTCGGTTGGGCAATATCTGCAACGATTGCAGGATGGCCTGCTGGACACGGTTCGCCCGTATGAGGTTCCCATTTATAAGAGACCTGGCCGATTTGGCCTGTGGGGGCGTAGTGGTATGCTCGCCGCCATTGGAGTGGCTGTCCAGAATTGGATTACCAGCCACGGGGCTTTTCTGAATGTAGCCTGTTCTCCCCTCACTCAGGTGGGTGTTGAGGCAAATCCGGCGGAACTTGCTTGCCCCGGAGATCCCCCAACTATGAGCAGTCTGCTGGAAGAAACCGAGGCTTGCCCTACAATAAGAGAGGTCGCCCGCAATGTGGCGAATAATTTGGCGCAACGGTTCGGGGCAGATCAGGCAAACTGGCACTCGAGCCATCCTCTGTTTCCTGAAATAGTCAAGCAAGCACGTGATCGAACCCGCCAAGCAGCCAGTTGA
- a CDS encoding ABC transporter ATP-binding protein: MLHLENVKKSFRLPTGNRMPILDVPKFDVAAAEQMVIVGRSGCGKSTLLHLIAGIGTPDSGVIAINGLDITRLSEDGRDRFRAEVMGYVFQTFNLLQGFTALENVILGMSFSRGRVDRSRAHDLLQRVGLGHRLNSYPRTMSVGEQQRVAVARALANRPKLLLADEPTANVDPANQQSIVDLIRQTCQEEEIALVMVTHAMEVAEQFQRVEPLEKLNLLAQAKKAHA; encoded by the coding sequence ATGCTGCACCTTGAAAATGTGAAGAAATCGTTCCGCTTGCCTACCGGCAACCGAATGCCAATTCTGGACGTCCCCAAGTTCGATGTGGCCGCTGCCGAACAAATGGTGATCGTGGGGCGAAGCGGGTGCGGTAAGTCGACCCTCTTACACTTGATCGCTGGCATCGGCACGCCCGACTCGGGTGTGATTGCGATCAACGGACTCGATATCACCCGGCTGTCCGAAGATGGGCGAGACCGATTTCGGGCCGAGGTAATGGGGTACGTTTTTCAAACGTTTAATTTGCTGCAAGGTTTCACAGCGTTAGAAAACGTTATCTTGGGGATGTCGTTTTCCCGCGGGCGTGTCGATCGTTCTCGGGCTCACGATCTTCTTCAGCGTGTCGGACTCGGCCATCGCCTGAATTCTTATCCCCGCACCATGTCGGTCGGCGAACAACAACGCGTCGCCGTTGCTCGCGCTTTAGCCAATCGCCCGAAGCTGCTGCTCGCTGACGAGCCGACAGCCAATGTGGACCCGGCCAACCAGCAGTCGATCGTCGACTTGATTCGGCAAACCTGCCAGGAAGAGGAAATTGCCCTGGTCATGGTGACACACGCGATGGAAGTGGCAGAGCAATTTCAACGGGTTGAACCGCTAGAAAAACTGAATTTATTGGCCCAAGCGAAGAAGGCACACGCATGA
- the smpB gene encoding SsrA-binding protein SmpB: MAKKSKATKKEENKNEKLIGENRKARHDYEILDRLECGIQLVGSEVKSLRDGKLAMSEAFASVVNGEVFLINCEITPYSNSSDFLNHDARRKRKLLLHKREIAKFAAKGEEKGFTLVPLKMYFKQGRAKVLLGIGRGRQMHDKREKLKKDVAKRDIDRAMKRG, translated from the coding sequence GTGGCTAAGAAGTCGAAAGCTACGAAAAAAGAAGAAAACAAGAACGAGAAGCTCATCGGCGAAAACCGTAAGGCGCGGCACGACTACGAGATTCTCGACCGCCTGGAATGCGGTATCCAACTTGTGGGGAGCGAGGTCAAAAGCCTGCGCGACGGCAAACTAGCGATGTCCGAAGCTTTTGCCAGCGTTGTTAACGGCGAAGTTTTTTTGATCAACTGCGAAATTACCCCTTACTCGAATTCCAGCGATTTCCTGAACCACGACGCCCGGCGCAAACGTAAATTGCTGCTTCATAAACGTGAAATTGCAAAGTTCGCCGCCAAAGGCGAAGAGAAGGGGTTCACGCTGGTTCCTCTGAAGATGTACTTCAAGCAAGGGCGGGCAAAGGTCCTGCTGGGGATCGGTCGCGGGCGGCAAATGCACGACAAACGCGAGAAACTGAAAAAGGATGTCGCCAAACGAGACATCGATCGGGCCATGAAACGGGGTTAA
- a CDS encoding TVP38/TMEM64 family protein, whose translation MPTFLKMLALVAGALAIPIIPFVIWGHDLQQAAESWQQTYTSPAVMAIGLFGLLAFDVFLPVPSSLVNTIAGAKLGILVGSLVCFAGLTVGAALGFGLAKMAGPAIKKRWLEDGDATTLRQFADTWGVATLVITRPLPILAEAAVVLLGVQGLAWRKFWAPVLLANSGIAVAYAAFGQVASDQEWLVIALGISAGFPLLLTYFARKWLQKKHQENPL comes from the coding sequence ATGCCAACTTTCCTCAAAATGCTCGCTCTCGTGGCCGGAGCGCTCGCAATTCCGATTATACCATTTGTAATTTGGGGGCACGACCTGCAGCAAGCTGCCGAATCGTGGCAGCAAACCTATACCAGTCCAGCAGTTATGGCGATTGGTTTGTTCGGTTTGCTTGCCTTCGATGTTTTTTTGCCGGTTCCATCAAGTTTAGTGAACACGATTGCTGGGGCTAAACTAGGTATTTTGGTGGGTAGCCTAGTTTGTTTTGCTGGTTTGACGGTCGGAGCCGCGTTGGGGTTTGGCCTCGCAAAAATGGCGGGCCCAGCCATTAAAAAACGTTGGCTTGAGGACGGCGATGCGACGACACTTCGTCAGTTCGCCGATACTTGGGGAGTGGCGACGTTGGTGATCACCAGGCCCTTGCCTATCCTAGCCGAAGCAGCGGTGGTCCTCTTAGGCGTTCAAGGGTTGGCTTGGCGAAAGTTTTGGGCGCCAGTGCTTCTCGCCAATAGCGGAATTGCTGTGGCTTACGCAGCCTTCGGGCAGGTCGCCTCCGACCAAGAGTGGCTTGTCATCGCCTTAGGGATTTCCGCTGGGTTTCCGTTGTTGCTTACCTATTTTGCGCGGAAATGGTTGCAAAAAAAGCATCAGGAAAACCCTCTTTAA
- the lipA gene encoding lipoyl synthase, translating to MIDASDDIPSPDSGRRLPRWLKRNVPKGDPGHKTTQLMKELGLETVCEEAKCPNRMECYSQQTATFMILGAVCTRACSFCSVSRGTPQALSDDEPERLAEAAFRLGLKHVVITSVTRDDLPDGGADHYFRCIEAVRARTGATIEVLTPDFIDSREALARVLEAKPEVFNHNTETVPRLYRRVRGPKSEYRWTLELLRRVKEIAPNTKTKSGLMLGVGETREELLDTLADLREVNVDFLTLGQYLQPDQKKYLPVVRYLRPEEFEELGQQAKAMGFVKVASGPFVRSSYHARDMAESF from the coding sequence ATTATTGATGCGTCCGATGATATTCCGTCGCCTGATTCGGGGCGACGTCTGCCTCGCTGGCTGAAACGGAATGTCCCCAAGGGAGATCCCGGCCACAAAACGACGCAATTGATGAAAGAGCTGGGGCTGGAAACGGTCTGCGAAGAGGCAAAATGTCCTAACCGGATGGAATGCTATTCGCAGCAGACCGCGACCTTTATGATTCTCGGGGCGGTTTGTACCCGTGCTTGTAGCTTCTGTTCGGTATCGCGCGGTACCCCCCAGGCCCTATCTGATGATGAGCCGGAACGCTTGGCCGAAGCCGCTTTTCGCTTGGGCCTAAAGCATGTGGTGATCACCTCGGTCACGCGCGACGACTTGCCGGATGGCGGAGCAGATCACTACTTCCGCTGTATTGAAGCGGTACGGGCTCGGACCGGCGCCACGATTGAAGTCCTGACGCCTGACTTCATCGATTCTAGGGAAGCGTTGGCCCGCGTTTTGGAAGCCAAGCCAGAAGTTTTCAATCACAATACCGAGACAGTCCCTCGCCTTTATCGGCGTGTGCGTGGCCCCAAGTCGGAGTACCGCTGGACACTGGAATTGTTGCGCCGCGTGAAAGAAATAGCCCCTAACACCAAAACCAAGAGTGGTTTGATGTTGGGTGTGGGGGAAACCCGTGAAGAGCTCTTAGACACTTTGGCAGATCTGCGGGAAGTGAATGTCGACTTTCTGACGCTTGGTCAGTATCTACAGCCTGACCAGAAGAAGTATTTACCGGTGGTGCGTTACTTACGCCCGGAAGAGTTCGAGGAACTCGGACAACAGGCCAAGGCAATGGGCTTTGTAAAAGTCGCCAGTGGGCCTTTTGTTCGCAGTAGCTATCATGCCCGCGACATGGCCGAAAGCTTCTAG
- a CDS encoding NHL repeat-containing protein, protein MSRTSHKRIPTDTKAENSFIVTFSIGQYHFRFPLPLLGTVWVLAWCGFLGCVPAGDSSSQPEVVWGRRGVSEGMFEKPRAAAISPEDEIFIVDMTARIQVFDLDGNFLRAWQIPEFYKGRPSGLSFNNDGNLLVADTHYNRMLVYTPDGKLLDEQTIGGIEGSQPGEFGFVTDAVQDSQGNYYIAEYGQHDRIQKFDPQGNFLFQWGGHGQEPGQFVRPQNMVVDQNDHIWVADACNHRIQVFDATGDEAKLVKIWGEHGSKPGEMGYPYDLQLDGEGHLYVVEYSNHRVQKFNLEGNSLGTWGISGRQPGQLASPWALVRDKYGRIHVIDSENHRIQRIRL, encoded by the coding sequence ATGAGTCGAACGTCTCACAAGCGGATTCCCACCGACACCAAAGCGGAAAACTCTTTCATCGTGACATTTTCTATCGGCCAATACCACTTTCGCTTTCCGCTCCCCCTGCTGGGGACCGTGTGGGTGCTTGCATGGTGTGGTTTCCTGGGATGTGTACCGGCAGGCGACTCTTCCTCGCAACCAGAAGTTGTTTGGGGACGTCGCGGGGTATCCGAAGGGATGTTTGAAAAGCCGCGGGCTGCGGCGATTAGCCCCGAGGATGAAATCTTCATCGTCGATATGACGGCCAGGATCCAGGTTTTCGACCTTGATGGAAACTTTCTTCGAGCCTGGCAAATCCCTGAATTTTATAAAGGACGCCCCTCTGGTTTATCGTTTAATAACGATGGCAATTTATTAGTCGCCGACACGCACTATAACCGGATGCTTGTTTATACGCCCGATGGCAAGCTGTTGGACGAGCAGACAATTGGCGGGATCGAGGGCTCTCAGCCAGGCGAATTCGGGTTTGTGACCGATGCAGTACAAGATTCACAGGGGAATTATTACATCGCTGAATATGGTCAGCACGATCGCATACAGAAGTTTGATCCCCAGGGGAACTTTCTATTTCAGTGGGGCGGTCATGGGCAAGAGCCAGGGCAGTTTGTTCGTCCCCAGAATATGGTCGTCGATCAAAACGATCATATTTGGGTCGCGGATGCTTGCAATCACCGAATCCAAGTCTTCGATGCCACTGGCGACGAGGCCAAGCTGGTTAAAATCTGGGGCGAACACGGTAGTAAACCTGGGGAAATGGGCTATCCCTATGACCTCCAGCTAGATGGTGAAGGGCATTTGTATGTCGTCGAGTACAGTAATCACCGCGTGCAGAAGTTCAATTTAGAAGGAAACAGTCTCGGCACGTGGGGCATTTCTGGTCGCCAGCCAGGACAGTTGGCCAGTCCCTGGGCATTGGTTCGAGATAAGTATGGCCGAATTCACGTGATCGACTCCGAGAATCATCGTATTCAACGAATACGGTTGTAA
- a CDS encoding DUF11 domain-containing protein, producing MLGKDAMKNIYLRLAVIGGVVALGATAIGQSMMASRANPDPEPIEVSQAAKPEGTPTPAVPPFPDSKVRLASNDAPTEAPTAESSPAGGSIPQPPVSRFRFNDSPAAETATTAENPAASPTAATVGDGSSPPSRFSQFLSNPNTSAAENPAATMAEEAPEAATTASTGSRFNSNADSPTQPAAPPVSRFGNPAAQPSGVTPPNPQSFAAESSNTMAPPPVRFQAGAAAMAAEAAEQVTAAASDIAAEANGVVEEATVAAQGAVENAGSRFSSMVNSAAQSISDQADTAAGAVQERIPSTMETQPSYGASAYPSSNSMPSNPNRFSASPAPAASAPSAAASVQPSVMGSTVSSDYNSTRGFSATQSPAATPMAAEPTPAAISQPPAARFAEQPTTIASRSAPPVTGMLVSARPGESRWEGDQTPSIRLEKIAPPEVQIGKVTTFELHVENNGRVEASNVVVHDMVPAGTKLVSTSPEAEPGPNGTLVWNLGTLQPRERKSLKLEILPLEEGDIGSVASVTFAAIASAKSVVTRPDLKVTQASSATVLAGNQLGITITISNPGTGAATGVVLEENVPANFSHPAGKELEFEVGTLRPGESRQLDLVLNAVSAGRVQNILHARADGNLSQEAAIDLEVIAPKLAVAMSGPKLRYLERPAKYTVEVSNPGTAPAHEIDLVTYLPKGLKFVEANNAGQYDATRHAVFWNLQELPPAQSGTVELVALPIEPGAQRLRVEGTASKGLSAEDESTVQVEGLAAIFFEVADLADPIEVGKETTYDIKIVNQGSKEATNVQVVAEIPAGMRGLSANGEAQGQIQGQKVIFQPISRIEPKQTVRLKIQVQGTMPGNQRIKVQVSTDGIPAPITKEESTTIYTDR from the coding sequence ATGTTAGGCAAGGATGCCATGAAGAACATTTATTTACGTTTGGCCGTGATTGGTGGAGTGGTTGCTTTGGGCGCCACCGCAATCGGACAATCGATGATGGCATCTCGGGCCAATCCAGATCCGGAGCCAATCGAAGTTTCACAAGCAGCTAAGCCAGAAGGCACGCCCACGCCCGCCGTGCCCCCCTTCCCCGATTCGAAGGTGAGGCTGGCCTCGAACGATGCGCCAACCGAGGCCCCCACAGCCGAGTCATCGCCTGCGGGTGGTTCAATCCCTCAGCCTCCGGTATCTCGTTTCCGCTTCAACGATTCCCCAGCGGCAGAAACGGCCACAACAGCTGAAAACCCTGCAGCAAGTCCCACTGCAGCGACCGTCGGGGATGGAAGTTCACCACCAAGTCGCTTCAGTCAATTCCTCAGTAATCCCAATACATCCGCAGCAGAAAATCCTGCGGCAACCATGGCAGAAGAAGCTCCGGAAGCCGCAACCACTGCTTCCACAGGAAGCCGATTCAATTCCAATGCCGATTCTCCCACCCAGCCAGCAGCTCCTCCGGTCTCACGTTTTGGCAATCCTGCTGCTCAGCCAAGCGGCGTAACGCCTCCGAATCCCCAAAGCTTTGCAGCAGAATCCAGCAACACCATGGCACCTCCGCCGGTCCGCTTTCAAGCTGGCGCGGCGGCAATGGCCGCAGAAGCAGCGGAACAAGTGACCGCTGCCGCTAGTGATATCGCCGCCGAAGCCAATGGCGTTGTCGAGGAAGCAACCGTCGCCGCCCAAGGTGCCGTTGAAAATGCAGGGTCTCGCTTTTCCTCGATGGTAAACTCCGCCGCGCAGTCAATCAGCGACCAAGCTGACACCGCTGCCGGGGCAGTGCAGGAAAGAATTCCTAGCACGATGGAAACGCAGCCTAGCTACGGGGCCAGTGCTTATCCGTCCTCAAACAGCATGCCGTCGAATCCGAACCGTTTCTCGGCCTCGCCTGCTCCGGCAGCCTCAGCGCCGTCCGCTGCAGCTTCAGTTCAGCCGAGTGTGATGGGCTCGACGGTATCGTCCGATTACAACAGCACGCGTGGCTTCTCGGCAACGCAATCCCCTGCAGCCACGCCGATGGCTGCCGAGCCTACCCCGGCAGCAATCAGCCAACCACCTGCGGCCCGTTTCGCTGAACAGCCAACGACAATTGCATCACGTTCGGCACCGCCTGTTACCGGAATGTTGGTCTCTGCACGTCCAGGTGAATCCCGCTGGGAAGGCGATCAAACCCCCAGCATCCGCCTCGAAAAAATTGCCCCTCCTGAAGTTCAAATTGGCAAGGTCACAACCTTCGAACTGCATGTCGAAAACAACGGTCGTGTCGAAGCGTCCAACGTTGTCGTCCATGACATGGTTCCCGCCGGCACCAAACTCGTCTCGACCAGTCCAGAAGCCGAGCCTGGTCCGAACGGCACCTTGGTTTGGAACCTGGGCACGCTTCAACCGCGCGAGCGTAAGTCGCTCAAGCTGGAAATCCTTCCCTTGGAAGAAGGAGACATCGGCAGTGTCGCCAGTGTGACTTTCGCGGCCATAGCTTCCGCCAAGTCGGTTGTTACCCGTCCAGATCTCAAGGTAACCCAAGCGAGTTCCGCCACGGTACTAGCTGGAAATCAGTTAGGAATTACCATTACCATTAGCAACCCCGGCACCGGTGCGGCCACAGGGGTGGTGCTTGAAGAAAATGTCCCAGCAAACTTCTCGCATCCTGCCGGAAAAGAACTCGAATTTGAAGTCGGCACGTTACGCCCAGGCGAATCGCGTCAGTTAGATCTGGTCCTCAATGCTGTCAGCGCTGGCCGCGTGCAAAATATTCTGCATGCCCGTGCGGATGGCAATCTGTCTCAAGAAGCCGCGATTGACCTAGAAGTGATCGCCCCGAAACTGGCGGTCGCGATGAGTGGTCCTAAGCTTCGTTATCTCGAACGCCCAGCCAAGTACACCGTTGAGGTAAGCAACCCCGGCACGGCCCCGGCTCACGAGATCGACTTGGTCACGTACCTTCCTAAAGGCTTGAAGTTTGTCGAAGCAAACAATGCTGGCCAATACGACGCCACCCGGCACGCCGTGTTTTGGAACCTACAGGAACTGCCGCCGGCGCAAAGTGGTACCGTCGAACTTGTTGCCCTGCCGATCGAACCTGGTGCGCAGCGTCTGCGAGTGGAAGGGACCGCCAGCAAGGGGCTTAGTGCCGAGGATGAATCAACGGTGCAAGTCGAAGGCCTCGCCGCCATCTTCTTTGAAGTCGCTGACTTGGCCGACCCGATCGAAGTGGGCAAAGAAACAACCTACGATATCAAGATCGTCAATCAAGGTTCCAAGGAAGCCACCAACGTTCAGGTAGTCGCCGAGATCCCTGCTGGCATGCGAGGGCTTTCTGCCAACGGCGAAGCACAGGGACAAATCCAAGGTCAAAAGGTCATCTTCCAACCGATCTCGCGGATCGAACCCAAGCAAACGGTTCGCCTCAAGATCCAAGTGCAAGGAACGATGCCAGGCAACCAACGGATTAAAGTCCAAGTCTCGACCGACGGGATTCCTGCTCCGATCACCAAAGAAGAAAGCACCACGATCTACACCGATCGGTAG
- a CDS encoding HEAT repeat domain-containing protein, which yields MKARYMVLCAAMLFCGTLSAAEPDVAKLTSELKAGGEASYQAADDLADAPAAQAVPALTAALDSTDVELQRRAARSLAQFGKEAKSAVPKLSQLLDSPVPKLRAYAAYALGNIADNKLAALPKLIKLVADQDAMVRRNALEALLDLDVDSEVSLPILVNVLENSDPAMVLPVLNEMAEQGERAIPRLRKALKNERAAYWACLVAEAMGPKAAPLVPDLTEVLSSKDPGTRMHALIALGEIGPAAKPALDAVVKALENDPVPAVKYSAAFALASMEAEKATDALKKAAEGEDAFLTLISYYAVAKLNPNDTMMAQTAATFLVEALKNEDANVRAAAAHCLVNLDTSPELLQPILADALRDADPRVVAKITDAIVKMGPKAMPEVLKGLQDEKLRWISVSIIRRWGEAAPEAVKPLSEQLSTEDEQYQGEVLMTIGAIGDKSAGALEAVKPFLKSDSRGLQLNALYAVGKMGQGALSAKDDIMPLLDSEDSFTKFAAAWALANIAPEDSAAAEKAVPILTLSLSETEQGYTPSEAAKALAMFGDKAKSALPALKKAADAGNESAAAAVETISK from the coding sequence ATGAAAGCCCGTTATATGGTTCTGTGTGCCGCGATGTTGTTTTGCGGCACCCTTTCGGCGGCTGAGCCAGATGTCGCCAAGCTAACTTCGGAATTGAAAGCAGGTGGCGAAGCGTCCTACCAAGCTGCCGATGACCTGGCCGACGCCCCAGCCGCCCAGGCCGTTCCCGCTTTGACGGCGGCTTTGGACTCGACAGACGTAGAACTACAGCGGCGAGCCGCCCGTAGCTTGGCCCAGTTTGGGAAGGAAGCGAAAAGTGCTGTCCCCAAACTTTCGCAGCTACTAGATAGCCCTGTGCCGAAACTCCGTGCTTACGCAGCGTATGCATTGGGTAACATCGCCGACAATAAACTTGCCGCACTTCCTAAGCTGATCAAGCTGGTTGCGGACCAAGACGCGATGGTTCGCCGGAATGCCCTGGAAGCGCTCTTAGACCTTGATGTCGACTCGGAAGTCTCCTTACCGATTCTGGTGAATGTGCTGGAAAACTCGGACCCTGCGATGGTGCTTCCGGTTCTCAACGAAATGGCAGAACAAGGTGAACGGGCCATTCCTCGCCTCCGGAAAGCGCTCAAGAACGAACGAGCCGCTTATTGGGCCTGCCTCGTTGCGGAAGCGATGGGCCCCAAAGCTGCTCCCCTGGTTCCGGATTTGACTGAAGTGCTGAGCAGTAAAGACCCCGGAACTCGTATGCACGCGTTGATCGCACTGGGTGAAATCGGCCCGGCAGCGAAGCCAGCGTTGGATGCCGTTGTCAAAGCACTGGAAAACGACCCTGTTCCCGCAGTGAAGTACTCCGCCGCGTTCGCCCTCGCTTCGATGGAAGCTGAAAAAGCGACCGATGCCCTTAAGAAGGCTGCAGAAGGCGAAGATGCTTTCCTGACGCTGATCAGCTACTACGCCGTGGCAAAGCTGAACCCGAACGATACCATGATGGCCCAAACAGCGGCAACCTTCCTGGTCGAAGCGCTCAAGAACGAAGACGCCAACGTGCGGGCTGCTGCCGCTCACTGCTTGGTGAACTTGGACACCTCTCCGGAACTACTTCAGCCGATCTTGGCTGACGCCCTCCGTGATGCCGATCCACGCGTGGTCGCGAAGATTACCGATGCCATCGTGAAAATGGGCCCCAAGGCCATGCCAGAAGTCCTCAAAGGGCTACAAGATGAAAAGCTACGCTGGATCTCGGTCAGCATCATTCGCCGCTGGGGTGAAGCCGCTCCGGAAGCAGTCAAGCCTCTCTCTGAGCAACTGTCCACGGAAGATGAGCAGTACCAAGGGGAAGTCCTGATGACGATTGGCGCGATCGGCGACAAATCGGCTGGTGCATTGGAAGCGGTTAAGCCATTCTTAAAGTCCGATTCGCGCGGCCTGCAGCTCAATGCGTTGTACGCCGTTGGCAAAATGGGCCAAGGGGCTCTCTCGGCAAAAGACGATATCATGCCACTGCTCGACAGCGAAGACAGCTTCACGAAGTTCGCGGCTGCTTGGGCTTTGGCCAATATCGCTCCTGAAGATTCTGCCGCAGCCGAGAAAGCGGTTCCTATCTTGACGCTATCCCTTAGCGAGACCGAGCAAGGTTATACCCCTAGCGAAGCCGCTAAGGCGTTGGCCATGTTCGGCGACAAAGCGAAGTCGGCTTTGCCCGCCTTGAAGAAAGCAGCTGACGCCGGCAACGAGTCCGCCGCTGCAGCTGTGGAAACGATCTCGAAGTAA